From one Pecten maximus chromosome 8, xPecMax1.1, whole genome shotgun sequence genomic stretch:
- the LOC117333282 gene encoding mitotic-spindle organizing protein 2-like: protein MSLRTQSTMHFTLLSKNVLSPEEQELYELADLAGVVIDPAVFKIVLDLLKMNVAPTAVLQMLKSMCGQRRKKAQTVGGDHSAPDPYSHLPTRARDEGKSLHSTHLVRSGSPDQSSQLPARSRDDGKSQHSAHRVRSGSHGRTMASRSDPRK, encoded by the exons ATGTCGCTTAGAACTCAAAGCACGATGCACTTTACTCTGCTAAGTAAGAATGTCCTGTCGCCAGAGGAACAAGAGTTGTATGAACTGGCAGACCTAGCCGGCGTCGTTATAGATCCCGCGGTCTTCAA AATTGTCCTTGACCTTCTGAAGATGAATGTAGCACCAACGGCAGTGCTCCAGATGCTGAAGTCTATGTGTGGTCAAAGACGAAAGAAAGCTCAGACTGTCGGAGGAGACCATTCAGCCCCAGATCCATATTCCCATCTCCCCACACGAGCCCGAGATGAGGGTAAAAGCCTCCACTCTACACATCTTGTCCGGTCAGGGAGTCCAGATCAATCCTCACAACTTCCTGCCAGGTCTCGCGATGATGGCAAATCCCAACATTCTGCACATCGTGTTCGGTCAGGTAGTCATGGGCGGACAATGGCATCCCGATCAGATCCCAggaaataa